Within Gaiella occulta, the genomic segment CGGCCGGACTCGCCGTCAAGGTGAACGCCGTCGTCAAGCGCAACGTCAACGAGCACCAGGTGCTCGAGCTCGCCCGCCACTTCCGCGGCAGCGGGCACATCCTGCGCTTCATCGAGTTCATGGACGTCGGCGCCACGAACGGCTGGCGGCTGGACGACGTCGTGCCCGCCGCCGAGATCGTGCGCACGCTCGACGAGGCCTTCCCGCTCGAGCCCGCCGAGGCGAACTACCGGGGCGAGGTGGCGCGGCGCTGGCGCTACCGGGACGGTGCGGGCGAGATCGGCGTCATCGCCTCGGTGACACAGCCGTTCTGCGGCGACTGCACGCGGGCGCGCATCTCCGCCGAGGGACGCCTGTACACCTGCCTGTTCGCCGTGAGGGGCCATGACCTGCGCGCGCTCGTGCGCTCCGGCGCGCCGGACGCGGCGCTGCACGAGGCGATCGGCCGTCTGTGGGCGCGGCGGAGCGACCGCTACTCGGAGATCCGCTCGCAGGGCACGGCCGACCTGCCCCGCGTCGAGATGTCGTACATCGGTGGATAGCGCATCCGCTGCGCGGCTGCGCCGAACGGGGCGGACGGACGCCGTCGCCGCGCGCCCGTCGACCGCCGGACTCCCCGGCGCGTGACCCGGGTCCCCGTCCCGGCTCGATAAGATCGGATATCTCGTGACGAGCTACACCGCAACGGTGAGCAGGCGCCTGCCGCGCGGCTGGGCCCATCTGGCACTCCAGCTCGCCTTCTGGATGGGGTTCTACGTCGCCTACCAGATCGTACGCGGGCTCGCGGACAGAGACATCGCGACGGCGTTCTGGAACGGCTTCCACGTGATTCGCCTCGAGCAGTGGATGGGAGCGCTGTTCGAGCCGGCGCTGCAGCGCCTCGTCGACTCGTCGGAGCTGCTGATCAAGGCGACCTCCTATACCTACTGGCTGTCGCAGTTCGCCGTCGTCGCGCTCGCGCTCCTGTGGGTGTACGTCAGGCACCACGACCGCTTCTTCGGCTTCCGCAACTGGCTCATCGCCGCCAATCTCGTCGGCCTCGCCGTCTACGCGCTCGTGCCGACGGCGCCGCCGCGCATGTTCCCCGAATGGGGCTTCGTGGACACGCTCGCGCGCTACTCGAGCATCAACCACGAGAGCGGGCTGATCGCGTACGCCTCGAACCCGTACGCGGCGATGCCGAGCCTCCACTCGATGGACGCGTTCATCGTCGGCGTCGTCATGTTCGGCGTCTGCCGCTCGCGGCTGGCGCGCACCCTCTGGCTCGTGTGGCCGGCCTGGGTGTGGTTCTCGGTGATCGGGACGGGCAACCACTACTGGCTCGACGTCGTCGCCGGCGTCCTGCTCGCGGTTGCGGCCGGCGTCGGGCTGTTTCGACGCGAGCTCTTCTCACGCTGGCGCACGGCCTCGCGGGCGTGAGCGAGAGCCCGCCCGGAGGGCCGCGGGTCAGCGAGCTCGACCGCGTCAAGCAGGAGTACACGCAGGCCGCGCGCC encodes:
- the moaA gene encoding GTP 3',8-cyclase MoaA; its protein translation is MRAHRGTLEGMSVTDTLGRPLRDLRISVTDRCNFRCVYCMPKEVFGRGYRFMDRKELLSFEELERLARAFAAHGVEKIRITGGEPLLRRDLEVLVERLVAIGGLDVALTTNGALLPQKAEALARAGLRRVTVSLDSLDDATFRAMNDVGFPVARVLEGIDAAAAAGLAVKVNAVVKRNVNEHQVLELARHFRGSGHILRFIEFMDVGATNGWRLDDVVPAAEIVRTLDEAFPLEPAEANYRGEVARRWRYRDGAGEIGVIASVTQPFCGDCTRARISAEGRLYTCLFAVRGHDLRALVRSGAPDAALHEAIGRLWARRSDRYSEIRSQGTADLPRVEMSYIGG
- a CDS encoding phosphatase PAP2 family protein; amino-acid sequence: MSRRLPRGWAHLALQLAFWMGFYVAYQIVRGLADRDIATAFWNGFHVIRLEQWMGALFEPALQRLVDSSELLIKATSYTYWLSQFAVVALALLWVYVRHHDRFFGFRNWLIAANLVGLAVYALVPTAPPRMFPEWGFVDTLARYSSINHESGLIAYASNPYAAMPSLHSMDAFIVGVVMFGVCRSRLARTLWLVWPAWVWFSVIGTGNHYWLDVVAGVLLAVAAGVGLFRRELFSRWRTASRA